The proteins below come from a single Salinilacihabitans rarus genomic window:
- a CDS encoding 4Fe-4S dicluster domain-containing protein, with protein sequence MTNYGMVIDQERCIGCQACSTACTEENNVGLGQVWNRVLTKGGDSIETPSGSYPVDGSDGTGSLSMDFQPTACQHCDNAPCVKVCPVNATYKREDGIVTIDYEKCMGCRYCMSACPYNARVFNYDEPEHVPAEGTGNVPERPQGVVEKCTFCSHRVEEDLDPACVVACPADARIFGDLDDPDSTVSRYVDKYETHRLLEDLETSPSTYYVRGEMTPGRQRVGKELEGTERKDVSLPDGGESQ encoded by the coding sequence ATGACGAACTACGGCATGGTAATCGACCAGGAACGGTGCATCGGCTGTCAGGCGTGTTCGACGGCCTGCACCGAGGAGAACAACGTCGGTCTCGGTCAGGTCTGGAACCGCGTGCTGACGAAAGGTGGTGACAGTATCGAGACGCCGTCGGGGAGCTACCCCGTCGACGGCAGCGACGGCACCGGGAGCCTCTCGATGGACTTCCAGCCGACGGCCTGCCAGCACTGTGACAACGCCCCGTGCGTGAAGGTGTGTCCGGTCAACGCGACCTACAAGCGCGAGGACGGCATCGTCACCATCGACTACGAGAAGTGTATGGGCTGTCGGTACTGCATGAGCGCCTGCCCGTACAACGCCCGGGTGTTCAACTACGACGAACCCGAGCACGTCCCCGCGGAGGGGACCGGCAACGTCCCGGAACGGCCACAGGGCGTCGTCGAGAAGTGTACCTTCTGCAGCCACCGGGTCGAGGAGGACCTCGATCCGGCCTGCGTCGTCGCCTGTCCCGCCGACGCGCGGATCTTCGGCGACCTCGACGACCCCGACAGCACCGTCTCGCGGTACGTCGACAAGTACGAGACCCACCGGCTGCTCGAGGACCTCGAAACGTCGCCGAGCACCTACTACGTGCGCGGCGAGATGACCCCCGGCCGGCAGCGGGTGGGCAAGGAACTGGAGGGAACGGAGCGCAAAGACGTCTCCCTCCCGGACGGAGGTGAGAGCCAATGA
- the nrfD gene encoding NrfD/PsrC family molybdoenzyme membrane anchor subunit translates to MSTDARAEAGVLVPRFGSRGKAWVGLLAVLVLVGLGAWIYQLQQGLAVTGMDNVFSWGLYIMLFVFFIGLSAGGLIISSAPKFFHSKRYDSLAALGVLLSLGCIVVAGLLILPDLGRPSRITGFLTSPDFRSPMVWDFAIVVLYGLFSAGYLWLLTRRDLAKMGSRLAFGVEDTPEGRERDRKRAFWAAAVAIPLAIALHSVTGWIFATQIGRGDWFNPLVAPMFIMKALVSGLALLLVTAILADRLTRFRLPEALVPELGKVLGVFVAVHVVYLVAAERLPHAWAAHFDFWSITSAFLVGDTVHFWLWTVVGGAIPIALLAVPSLRRNVGAVFAASVAAIVGILFEGVYLVFTGYTDLNIDAAPGVTTGTDYTGFGADIWATAGSYTPTVVELAVTVGIVALGALLVTLGLRFLPLQPGGGAPVGAGGDRTAPDADPAVADGGRETDADAGADRRE, encoded by the coding sequence ATGAGCACCGACGCGAGAGCGGAGGCCGGCGTCCTCGTCCCGCGGTTCGGCAGCCGCGGGAAAGCGTGGGTCGGCCTGCTGGCCGTTCTGGTGCTCGTCGGGCTGGGGGCGTGGATCTACCAGCTCCAGCAGGGGCTGGCGGTCACGGGCATGGACAACGTCTTCTCGTGGGGGCTGTACATCATGCTGTTCGTCTTCTTCATCGGCCTCTCGGCCGGCGGACTGATCATCTCGAGCGCGCCGAAGTTCTTCCACTCGAAACGCTACGACAGTCTCGCCGCGCTCGGCGTCCTGCTCAGCCTGGGCTGTATCGTCGTCGCCGGGCTGTTGATTCTGCCCGACCTGGGGCGGCCGAGCCGGATCACCGGCTTCCTGACGTCGCCGGACTTCCGCTCGCCGATGGTCTGGGACTTCGCGATCGTCGTCCTCTACGGGCTCTTTAGCGCCGGCTACCTCTGGTTGCTGACCCGGCGCGATCTGGCGAAGATGGGCTCGCGACTCGCCTTCGGCGTCGAGGACACGCCCGAGGGTCGTGAACGCGACCGCAAGCGGGCGTTCTGGGCGGCGGCGGTCGCGATCCCGCTGGCGATCGCGCTGCACTCCGTTACTGGCTGGATCTTCGCGACGCAGATCGGGCGTGGTGACTGGTTCAACCCGCTGGTGGCGCCGATGTTCATCATGAAGGCGCTGGTCTCCGGGCTGGCGCTGCTGCTGGTGACCGCCATCCTCGCGGATCGGCTCACCCGCTTCCGCCTGCCCGAGGCGCTCGTCCCCGAGTTGGGCAAGGTGCTGGGCGTGTTCGTGGCAGTGCACGTCGTCTATCTGGTGGCGGCCGAGCGGTTGCCCCACGCGTGGGCGGCGCACTTCGACTTCTGGTCGATCACGAGCGCGTTCCTCGTCGGGGACACGGTCCACTTCTGGCTGTGGACGGTCGTCGGCGGCGCCATCCCGATCGCACTGCTCGCCGTTCCCTCCTTGCGGCGCAACGTTGGAGCGGTGTTCGCCGCGAGCGTGGCGGCGATCGTAGGCATCCTCTTCGAGGGCGTCTACCTCGTCTTCACCGGCTACACCGACCTGAACATCGACGCCGCCCCCGGCGTGACCACCGGCACCGACTACACGGGGTTCGGCGCCGACATCTGGGCGACCGCCGGCAGCTACACGCCGACGGTCGTCGAACTCGCCGTCACCGTCGGCATCGTCGCTCTCGGCGCGTTGCTGGTCACCCTCGGCCTGCGCTTCCTGCCGCTGCAACCCGGCGGCGGCGCGCCCGTCGGTGCGGGCGGCGACCGGACCGCGCCCGACGCGGACCCGGCGGTCGCCGACGGCGGCCGCGAGACCGACGCCGACGCGGGGGCCGATCGTCGTGAGTGA
- a CDS encoding helix-turn-helix domain-containing protein, whose protein sequence is MSSQGGTEIAPANRDDRRDLRAEIRFDVNRSDCPLAATGDEDVLTHQIIEDVCYVVSDAADDDPSVRQTGTVMDGCCPCSIFRHHGCVPVLTSVDGDTVVVTTYLSDRASLRSLVDELRTVVDGVSLRRLTGPTGGEFSDVRSANLSLLSEIERETLTRAIEAGYYDDPRRIEFGTLAQRLDVSKPTLSQRLRSAESKLLLDLLGE, encoded by the coding sequence ATGTCTAGCCAGGGGGGAACCGAAATAGCTCCAGCGAACCGCGACGACCGTCGGGACCTCCGGGCCGAGATCCGATTCGACGTCAACCGGTCCGACTGTCCGCTCGCGGCGACCGGCGACGAGGACGTCCTCACACACCAGATCATCGAGGACGTCTGTTACGTCGTCTCCGACGCGGCTGACGACGATCCGTCGGTGCGACAGACGGGAACGGTGATGGACGGCTGCTGTCCCTGTTCGATCTTCCGTCACCACGGCTGTGTCCCGGTTCTCACCTCGGTCGACGGCGACACCGTGGTCGTGACGACGTACCTCTCCGATCGGGCGTCGCTGCGGTCGCTGGTCGACGAGTTGCGGACGGTGGTCGACGGCGTCTCCCTGCGACGGCTCACCGGGCCGACCGGGGGCGAGTTCTCGGACGTACGCTCGGCGAACCTCTCGCTGTTGAGCGAGATCGAACGGGAGACGCTGACGCGGGCGATCGAGGCGGGGTACTACGACGACCCCCGCCGGATCGAGTTCGGCACCCTCGCGCAGCGTCTCGACGTGTCGAAGCCGACGCTCTCCCAGCGGCTCCGCTCGGCGGAGTCGAAACTGCTGCTCGACCTTCTCGGGGAGTGA
- a CDS encoding 4Fe-4S ferredoxin N-terminal domain-containing protein has protein sequence MDDVDDRMTDEEAVGVDADTWEDAADEILADGPYDSELGKRMSRDAVRVSIGRMSETEFHEKYHEDVLAEFGVDERPTGPGGADE, from the coding sequence ATGGACGACGTAGACGATCGGATGACGGACGAGGAAGCGGTCGGGGTCGACGCCGACACGTGGGAGGACGCGGCCGACGAGATTCTCGCGGACGGCCCGTACGATTCCGAACTCGGCAAGCGAATGAGTCGGGACGCCGTCCGGGTCAGCATCGGACGGATGTCCGAGACGGAGTTCCACGAGAAGTACCACGAGGACGTCCTCGCGGAGTTCGGCGTCGACGAGCGCCCGACCGGGCCGGGGGGCGCCGATGAGTGA
- a CDS encoding molybdopterin-containing oxidoreductase family protein, whose product MSDRDTGVSRRSVLLSAGAAAGVLGVGGSGLQSLGERGGTVHDVERFLDRNGVFHGYCSPNCRGKCQMDVHVRDGQIKKVEPKVPDNEDYQRSCTLGLSHAQRTYNPTRLKYPMKRADWSPGDPNPSGRGPDAEFERIEWGEALDYVADEMLRVREEYSPESVYFELGSGTDGIGGTVYNRLAGAFGGTMKAWSIDINVGLGFRRVTGAGYFNTPTNQATDIENANTIVIWGGNVFESRFQMDASKVLDAKQNGAKIVVVDPVYNTTTTKADLWLPVEPGKDGHLAMAMIHTTFEEDYLDEQFLRERTLGPALVREDGSLLKTADVFADGDEETPVALDAESGDPVALEPETYGEYALFGEYEVDGETVTTGLTEIREAAAEYAPEDIAEYVGVDAENIRQTVRWLGTRGPGGILTGLGVDRYVYGHVFGQAYAILLALLGQYGMSGCVTGGITQGGGFASDYGGVEGAPGPRSLQQKGILSAMAGEDDHPIKAMYAMASNFTANQMPNRQEWLDALENVDMVAVADMQHTPTVQHADIILPASHWFEREDVTGSWTQPHVRYREPVHEPLWESKSDHWMLVRLAERLGYGEHFDRDRETTLRKVLDAEERFSLEDLREKGTFFDDSAPEIIWQGEFNTPSGRLEIYDEDAPSEDGTSLEVPVPMESRTSPDHELAGEYPLTFLQKHSRWRIHSQFGRMPYLRQIESEPVVDINPSDAEERGIEDGDYVRIFNDRGEVVVKARHNEGYRPGMVNVNQGWWGDDYVRGHHNDLTHTDVSDAIENFAFYDTRVEVEPAPDDVDTSQYTDPERAPWLTDSGNGGDT is encoded by the coding sequence ATGAGTGACCGCGACACCGGCGTGAGCAGGCGGTCCGTGTTGCTCTCGGCGGGTGCCGCCGCGGGCGTGCTGGGCGTCGGCGGCAGCGGCCTCCAGTCGCTCGGCGAGCGCGGCGGAACCGTCCACGACGTCGAGCGGTTCCTCGACCGGAACGGCGTCTTCCACGGATACTGTTCGCCGAACTGTCGCGGCAAGTGCCAGATGGACGTCCACGTCCGCGACGGGCAGATCAAGAAGGTCGAACCGAAGGTCCCCGACAACGAGGACTACCAGCGTTCGTGTACGCTCGGGCTCAGCCACGCCCAGCGGACCTACAACCCGACGCGGCTGAAGTACCCGATGAAACGGGCCGACTGGTCGCCCGGTGACCCGAATCCGTCGGGGCGTGGCCCGGACGCCGAGTTCGAGCGCATCGAGTGGGGCGAGGCCCTCGACTACGTCGCCGACGAGATGCTTCGCGTACGCGAGGAGTACTCGCCCGAGAGCGTCTACTTCGAACTCGGCTCCGGGACCGACGGGATCGGTGGGACGGTCTACAACCGCCTCGCCGGCGCGTTCGGCGGGACGATGAAGGCGTGGTCGATCGACATCAACGTCGGCCTCGGCTTCCGCCGCGTCACTGGCGCCGGGTACTTCAACACCCCGACCAACCAGGCGACGGACATCGAGAACGCCAACACCATCGTCATCTGGGGCGGCAACGTCTTCGAGAGCCGGTTCCAGATGGACGCGTCGAAGGTCCTCGACGCGAAACAAAACGGCGCGAAGATCGTCGTCGTCGATCCCGTCTACAACACGACGACCACGAAGGCCGACCTGTGGCTGCCGGTCGAACCCGGCAAGGACGGCCACCTCGCGATGGCGATGATCCACACGACCTTCGAGGAGGACTACCTCGACGAACAGTTCCTCCGGGAGCGCACGCTCGGGCCGGCCCTGGTTCGGGAAGACGGCTCCCTGCTGAAAACCGCCGACGTCTTCGCGGACGGCGACGAGGAGACGCCGGTCGCGCTCGATGCGGAATCGGGCGACCCGGTCGCCCTCGAACCCGAAACGTACGGCGAGTACGCCCTCTTCGGCGAGTACGAGGTCGACGGCGAGACGGTGACGACCGGCCTGACGGAGATTCGGGAGGCTGCCGCCGAGTACGCCCCCGAGGACATCGCGGAGTACGTCGGCGTCGACGCCGAGAACATCCGGCAGACCGTTCGCTGGCTCGGCACGCGCGGCCCGGGCGGCATCCTGACCGGACTGGGCGTCGACCGGTACGTCTACGGCCACGTCTTCGGTCAGGCGTACGCCATCTTGCTCGCCCTGCTCGGACAGTACGGGATGAGCGGGTGCGTGACCGGCGGGATCACCCAGGGCGGCGGATTCGCGAGCGATTACGGCGGCGTCGAAGGCGCGCCCGGCCCGCGGTCGCTCCAGCAGAAGGGCATCCTCTCGGCGATGGCGGGTGAGGACGACCACCCGATCAAGGCCATGTACGCCATGGCCTCGAACTTCACCGCCAACCAGATGCCCAACCGCCAGGAGTGGCTGGACGCTCTCGAGAACGTCGACATGGTCGCCGTGGCGGACATGCAACACACGCCGACTGTCCAGCACGCGGACATCATCCTGCCGGCCTCCCACTGGTTCGAGCGCGAGGACGTCACCGGATCGTGGACCCAGCCACACGTTCGCTACCGCGAACCGGTCCACGAACCGCTGTGGGAATCGAAGAGCGACCACTGGATGCTCGTCAGGCTGGCCGAGCGGTTGGGTTACGGCGAGCACTTCGACCGCGACCGCGAGACGACGCTGCGGAAGGTCCTCGACGCCGAGGAGCGTTTCTCCCTCGAGGACCTCCGCGAGAAGGGGACCTTCTTCGACGACAGCGCCCCCGAGATCATCTGGCAGGGCGAGTTCAACACCCCCAGCGGGCGCCTCGAGATCTACGACGAGGACGCCCCCTCCGAGGACGGGACGTCCCTCGAAGTCCCGGTCCCGATGGAGAGTCGGACGAGTCCCGACCACGAACTCGCCGGCGAGTATCCCCTCACCTTCCTCCAGAAACACAGTCGCTGGCGGATCCACTCGCAGTTCGGGCGGATGCCGTACCTGCGACAGATCGAGTCCGAACCGGTCGTCGACATCAACCCGAGCGACGCCGAGGAACGGGGCATCGAGGACGGCGACTACGTCCGCATCTTCAACGACCGCGGCGAAGTCGTCGTCAAGGCCCGACACAACGAGGGCTACCGGCCCGGGATGGTCAACGTCAACCAGGGCTGGTGGGGAGACGACTACGTCCGGGGCCACCACAACGACCTCACGCACACCGACGTCAGCGACGCGATCGAGAACTTCGCGTTCTACGACACCCGCGTCGAGGTCGAGCCGGCCCCCGACGACGTCGACACGAGCCAGTACACGGACCCCGAGCGAGCCCCGTGGCTCACCGACTCGGGAAACGGAGGTGATACCTGA